In Aspergillus oryzae RIB40 DNA, chromosome 6, one genomic interval encodes:
- a CDS encoding uncharacterized protein (predicted protein) produces the protein MLCALLLSAGMLVGPVATQEAEPEQVRLSPPSLSRLGSMPLSPPRSITLKDLRVMKDQYGNEQCCPPGTILVGGQCILPHSNVCPEGTVQEGNVCVGKPLCPPKFHYDGQKCISDHPPRCQTGSRFNGKDCVSTGDPFCPEGSTFNGHSCVSTTPPTCPSGAQLKDNICVTKQSPTCPRGMQFDGEQGCVSTEPPSCPEGAQFSEGLCISVVPPSCERPFVLQGNTCIHSSKPECPTGATFDGTVCVSVTPPSCKTGVFDGGVCKDKQPPICPPRTTLKGSSCTVETGASCPAGQSLSIFQDQVRCCPDGFSWDGSFCVLKREGDNCPPGSHFDGTKCVFTPTVQPICPPRTTWNGKDCILSVPPRCSSGFTFVSGNCVSKDTPECPEGTTFDGHKCVSPTPPRCPGDTTLKGRDCMSSDPPLCPPRTTFNGHSCVLNVPPTCPPGSTLTGHSCRFPDVPDCSGGSFTGGHCVVPVPPKCPPSFIFNGKECIHENRPRCPQNYVYDGKNCVSSDPPDCGSDAIFDGTNCVDITPPKCPDGTSYDGHGCSGGKPPKCPEGMTFNGRDCIDGKPPRCPKDTTFNGEKCVSNEKPECPTGTTFDGSKCVNERPPDCPENTSFNGHACVSTIPPVCSDGTVFDGSKCVTKNPPVCPPGTRLENGMCVITTDPICAEGTTFNGKMCTTATQAECYQMHENWMLTAGWPCAYALLCQIVTKAESHR, from the exons ATGCTCTGTGCTCTCCTGCTTAGTGCAGGCATGTTGGTTGGCCCTGTCGCAACACAGGAAGCCGAGCCCGAGCAAGTCCGGTTATCCCCTCCTTCGCTCTCGAGACTAGGATCTATGCCTTTGTCGCCGCCCCGTTCCATCACGTTGAAGGACTTGCGGGTTATGAAAGACCAGTACGGCAATGAGCAATGTTGCCCGCCTGGGACCATACTCGTCGGAGGCCAGTGTATCTTGCCCCATAGCAATGTCTGCCCTGAAGGCACTGTACAGGAGGGAAATGTATGCGTGGGCAAACCGTTATGTCCTCCGAAATTCCACTATGATGGCCAGAAATGCATCTCCGATCACCCCCCGCGTTGTCAAACCGGATCACGCTTCAATGGCAAGGACTGTGTATCGACGGGCGACCCCTTTTGCCCAGAGGGCTCCACCTTCAATGGACATAGCTGTGTCAGCACGACACCACCTACATGTCCAAGTGGCGCCCAACTGAAGGACAATATTTGTGTTACCAAGCAATCGCCCACTTGCCCGCGTGGAATGCAGTTTGATGGTGAACAAGGATGCGTTAGCACAGAACCCCCTAGCTGTCCAGAGGGCGCTCAATTCTCAGAGGGTCTTTGTATCTCCGTCGTGCCTCCCTCGTGTGAGCGGCCGTTCGTCCTTCAAGGCAACACCTGCATTCATTCTTCCAAGCCCGAGTGCCCCACAGGTGCCACCTTCGATGGCACTGTGTGTGTTTCTGTGACGCCCCCAAGCTGTAAGACCGGTGTCTTTGATGGAGGAGTGTGCAAGGACAAGCAGCCTCCCATTTGTCCACCGCGTACCACCCTCAAAGGGTCCAGCTGTACTGTAGAGACTGGTGCGTCCTGCCCTGCGGGGCAGTCTCTGTCCATATTCCAGGACCAAGTCCGCTGTTGTCCGGACGGATTTAGCTGGGATGGGTCATTCTGTGTCCTGAAACGAGAGGGCGACAACTGCCCTCCTGGCAGCCACTTCGACGGTACCAAATGTGTTTTCACGCCCACCGTGCAGCCCATCTGCCCCCCAAGGACAACCTGGAATGGCAAGGACTGTATCCTTTCAGTGCCACCCCGATGCTCTTCCGGCTTCACGTTTGTCAGCGGGAACTGTGTAAGCAAGGATACACCTGAATGTCCGGAAGGGACGACCTTTGATGGTCACAAATGTGTCTCCCCTACTCCACCTCGCTGTCCTGGAGACACGACCTTAAAAGGCCGGGACTGCATGTCTTCCGACCCTCCTCTTTGCCCACCACGGACTACATTCAATGGCCACTCTTGCGTGCTCAACGTACCACCCACCTGCCCTCCTGGTTCCACTCTTACTGGCCATAGCTGTCGCTTCCCCGATGTTCCTGATTGCTCTGGTGGCTCCTTTACTGGAGGACATTGCGTTGTGCCAGTACCCCCCAAGTGCCCGCCATCATTTATCTTCAACGGAAAGGAGTGCATACACGAGAACCGGCCCCGCTGCCCTCAAAACTACGTCTACGATGGGAAGAACTGTGTCTCTTCCGACCCACCAGACTGTGGATCGGATGCTATTTTTGACGGCACTAACTGCGTCGACATTACGCCTCCAAAATGCCCTGACGGCACATCCTATGATGGCCATGGTTGTTCTGGTGGCAAGCCTCCAAAGTGCCCGGAGGGAATGACCTTCAACGGGCGCGATTGTATTGACGGAAAGCCACCCCGGTGCCCTAAGGATACCACTTTCAACGGTGAAAAATGTGTCTCCAATGAAAAGCCTGAGTGTCCAACGGGCACAACCTTTGATGGCTCCAAGTGTGTGAACGAGAGACCCCCGGATTGCCCAGAGAATACGAGTTTCAACGGCCATGCCTGTGTCTCTACCATCCCTCCCGTTTGCTCGGATGGCACTGTATTCGATGGCTCTAAGTGTGTCACGAAAAATCCACCAGTTTGCCCACCGGGCACCAGGCTCGAGAACGGTATGTGTGTTATCACCACCGATCCCATCTGCGCCGAGGGAACGACCTTCAATGGAAAGATGTGTACCACCGCCACTCAAGCGGAATGTTACCAGAT GCACGAAAATTGGATGTTGACAGCGGGTTGGCCTTGCGCCTACGCGCTCCTTTGTCAGATAGTCACCAAGGCAGAATCTCACAGATAG
- a CDS encoding uncharacterized protein (predicted protein), producing MASTKNLREFLETASKEPKEQVVAGQVPMPPVLLFAPRHHAEDRLHTELLEMTGKIFLELGESLVKKRTYNQIDTADQVLQAMVDVANAAQTAIASEGSVSKLVDVRPSPNMSINRDIPREDLHRELLDVLFSHLIHDKRTLRDLDYLLQKFVNAFSQLPTDAEGKHIVFTFFVNEVDRNNIGTEQSPIYEDVQSIMLNTIRMPTEVYRDLVTKNEKPLKTPATNATSSKNGPERHAPTREQEAPRYSTEQRTSFLDMLRNALGAPDASESDNEPEPPEDKVTLKMDYRIITAKIKPKKFKKAQQDIDDSMRRVVKLGAKEYGERVTKVLYVLK from the coding sequence ATGGCGTCGACGAAGAACCTCCGGGAGTTCTTAGAGACGGCCTCCAAAGAGCCGAAGGAACAGGTTGTAGCAGGACAGGTTCCCATGCctcctgttcttctttttgcccccCGGCATCACGCTGAAGATAGGCTGCACACAGAACTGCTCGAAATGACAGGCAAAATCTTTCTCGAGCTGGGGGAGTCCTTGGTCAAGAAGCGAACATACAATCAGATCGACACTGCCGACCAGGTGCTTCAAGCAATGGTTGACGTGGCCAATGCGGCCCAAACAGCCATTGCCTCCGAAGGTAGTGTCTCGAAATTAGTGGACGTGAGGCCATCCCCGAACATGTCAATCAATCGAGATATACCGAGAGAGGATCTGCACCGGGAACTTCTGGACGTGTTGTTTTCACATCTGATCCATGACAAGCGGACATTGCGCGACTTGGACTACTTGCTTCAGAAATTCGTGAACGCCTTCTCCCAACTCCCAACTGATGCGGAAGGAAAACACATCGTGTTCACCTTCTTTGTCAATGAGGTGGACCGGAACAATATTGGCACTGAGCAATCTCCAAtctatgaagatgtccaatCTATCATGTTGAACACTATCCGCATGCCTACGGAAGTGTATCGTGATCTGGTCACGAAAAATGAGAAGCCCTTGAAAACTCCGGCGACGAACGCCACGTCCTCGAAGAATGGGCCTGAGAGGCATGCGCCCACAAGGGAACAGGAGGCGCCCAGATATTCCACTGAACAGCGGACGTCTTTCCTCGATATGCTTCGAAACGCTTTGGGGGCCCCCGACGCCTCAGAGTCGGACAATGAGCCTGAACCACCTGAAGATAAAGTCACACTGAAAATGGACTATCGGATCATCACCGCAAAGATAAAGCCAAAGAAATTTAAAAAAGCGCAACAAGACATCGATGACAGCATGAGAAGAGTAGTGAAGCTGGGGGCGAAGGAATATGGAGAAAGGGTCACCAAAGTGCTGTATGTACTTAAATAA
- a CDS encoding uncharacterized protein (predicted protein): MFGTPLLLLLPLTTSVLSKTSDAEYNKICPRGDDLVTLPSGNKIRYLCDDCLIDPVAEPRSAKTIEECADICSTEDCKATIWDNGRCFSSKLTYIGPSPGNSPGCIWMTSQTCLDSKDDCAKCVNDKEECENQKRKCEDALAKCKPGDDECEKKARKCQNDLATCEDDKAKAEKKERKCQDDLTTCEDGKNDLEKEKRKCETALASCKPGDEECEKKARKCRDDLITCEDDKDRSEKKERKCQKELLTCEDEKNECEKNERKCQADLQDSQKKASDLQKSVDQCGNDLDKCKNSGSSWGKTDGEIKCKSGSLTTATLNGNKWYTLCGFIINDVKGGVRGLTLKQCVESCSEDDKLTITTLSCVLPEPQAHIPFKHTVNWTGATPIYRSLYTQLQYDESYCTLGT, translated from the exons ATGTTCGGCACCCCTCTTCTACTACTGCTCCCATTGACCACCTCGGTGCTCTCCAAGACAAGTGATGCGGAATACAACAAGATCTGCCCAAGAGGTGATGATCTGGTGACGCTGCCATCGGGAAACAAGATTAGATACCTTTGCGATGACTGTTTAATTGACCCGGTCGCCGAACCTAGATCTGCAAAAACAATCGAAGAATGTGCCGATATTTGCAGCACCGAAGATTGCAAGGCAACTATTTGGGACAATGGACGATGCTTCTCTAGCAAGCTGACATATATTGGACCATCCCCGGGAAATTCCCCAGGCTGCATCTGGATGACATCCCAGACATGCCTCGACAGTAAGGACGATTGCGCTAAATGTGTAAATGATAAAGAGGAATGTGAGAATCAGAAACGCAAGTGCGAAGATGCCCTTGCAAAATGCAAGCCTGGTGATGACGAGtgcgagaagaaggcccgCAAGTGCCAAAATGATCTTGCTACCTGTGAGGAcgacaaggccaaggctgagaagaaagagcgcAAATGTCAAGATGACCTTACTACCTGTGAGGACGGAAAGAATgacttggagaaggagaagcgcAAGTGCGAAACCGCTCTTGCGAGCTGCAAGCCTGGTGACGAGGAGtgtgagaagaaggcccgcAAGTGCCGAGACGACCTTATTACCTGTGAAGATGACAAGGACAGGTctgagaagaaagagcgTAAATGTCAAAAGGAGCTTCTTACAtgcgaggatgagaagaacgAGTGTGAGAAGAACGAGCGCAAGTGCCAAGCCGACCTGCAGGATtcccaaaagaaagccagcgaCCTTCAGAAGTCGGTTGATCAATGTGGTAATGACCTGGACAAATGCAAGAATTCAGGCTCTTCCTGGGGAAAGACAGATGGAGAGATCAAGT GCAAGTCTGGTTCGTTGACCACCGCTACTCTCAACGGAAATAAATGGTACACCTTGTGTGGTTTTA TTATCAATGATGTGAAAGGGGGTGTACGTGGTTTGACTTTGAAACAATGTGTGGAAAGCTGCTCCGAGGACGACAAGT TGACTATTACCACACTGTCCTGCGTCTTACCTGAACCACAGGCGCATATTCCGTTCAAGCACACTGTCAATTGGACTGGGGCCACACCCATATACCGCTCACTATATACACAGCTGCAATATGATGAATCGTACTGCACTCTTGGCACCTAG
- a CDS encoding uncharacterized protein (aspartyl protease) codes for MKPILLAVPLLLSYTAAEIHRVPLEKELLVFGSDDDDTRTSSQRYIGSNTHQKALQDHGPDILGHDIPVKNHRNTQYFSTIRIGTPPQKFKVVLDTGSANLWVPSSKCKTISCKKHKKYKSALSDTYHNNGSEFEIYYGSGGMTGHVSEDIFTIGDLKVQEQLFGEATKVSGFSNVKADGILGLGFASISVNSIPPPFYNMLDQNLLDEPVFAFYLSDTYKGRTSEITFGGVDEQHYSGEIVKIPLRRKAYWEVEFSGLFFGDHFADVEDTGAILNTGSSLIGLPSGLFETVNKEIGATRDYQGRYILDCDKRSFMPSLTFVLGEYNFTIDPKDYSLQEQNFCMSALVPMDFPGPTGPLVVLGDAFLRRWYSVYDFGNGAIGLAQAKRKE; via the exons ATGAAGCCAATCCTACTCGCAGTACCTTTGCTGCTAAGCTATACGGCAGCTGAAATTCACCGAGTACCATTGGAAAAAGAACTCCTC GTCTTTGGcagtgatgacgatgatacTCGAACATCCTCACAGAGGTACATAGGCTCCAACACTCATCAGAAAGCCTTGCAAGACCACGGACCGGATATTCTGGGTCATGACATACCAGTTAAGAACCACAGGAACACTCAAT ATTTTTCCACCATCAGGATCGGCACCCCTCCGCAGAAGTTCAAGGTTGTCCTTGATACTGGGAGCGCTAACTTGTGGGTTCCCTCGTCGAAGTGCAAAACTATTTCCTGCAAAAAGCATAAGAAATACAAATCAGCATTATCCGATACGTATCACAATAATGGGAGTGAGTTCGAGATATACTACGGCTCTGGGGGTATGACCGGCCACGTCTCCGAGGACATTTTTACAATCGGCGACCTCAAGGTCCAAGAGCAGCTATTTGGGGAAGCTACTAAAGTTTCAGGCTTTTCCAATGTTAAGGCTGATGGCATCTTAGGCTTGGGATTTGCTTCCATTTCTGTGAATAGCATTCCCCCGCCTTTCTATAACATGCTCGACCAGAATCTTCTGGATGAGCCCGTCTTTGCCTTTTACCTCAGTGACACATACAAGGGGCGTACTTCCGAGATTACCTTCGGCGGCGTTGACGAACAACACTATAGTGGGGAAATAGTGAAAATTCCTCTTCGTCGCAAGGCCTATTGGGAGGTCGAATTTAGTGGACTTTTCTTCGGAGACCATTTCGCTGATGTTGAAGACACTGGTGCTATTCTAAATACTGGCTCTTCATTGATCGGCTTGCCATCTGGTCTCTTTGAAACAGT aaacaaggaaatcggCGCGACGCGAGATTATCAGGGCAGGTACATACTGGACTGCGACAAGCGGAGTTTCATGCCCTCCCTTACATTTGTCCTGGGTGAATATAACTTCACTATTGATCCCAAAGACTATTCTCTCCAGGAACAAAACTTTTGCATGAGTGCCTTGGTCCCCATGGATTTCCCCGGTCCCACAGGCCCCTTGGTTGTACTTGGAGACGCATTCCTCAGACGGTGGTATAGTGTATATGACTTTGGTAACGGTGCCATCGGCCTGGCCCAGGCAAAACGCAAAGAATAA
- a CDS encoding uncharacterized protein (predicted protein), whose protein sequence is MASIEIDESTISNQTTQYVYLSRDPAPALAIPPGKDLLNYTAKIESIFIYEPNTESETCYTFGGSLSLGPGSIAGVVGNGEQFFLQYCVGSDQSRYMLPLVKASGGYKLHRDVTSEALRDDTILDRMLEEPDNNLADHFATTMFAKGGKKDKAKGAAALTIQTRGSSGDQEHEIKKAIKMLNFIDSMISVYTANKLYQEGNKRGKPISAIDETSLYMKVTAEAYFDAINNKQLAAVIQKKSMASAKFSQTCNRADVHPQFIKQFAQDIKQFDQAEYATLDKILTEQVRQILDGNIQVNNTLSFTLLVKQPLLKSVPGLKEQIVEPTLRFFYITSTGRTWTEVVKNGKSQSSVQKVQLDFQYIPQVGTINPDLFKPLKKVYGKKIISQDADDSFIQQYTV, encoded by the coding sequence ATGGCTTCCATTGAGATTGATGAAAGCACAATCTCCAATCAGACGACTCAATATGTCTACCTCAGTAGGGACCCGGCGCCAGCATTGGCAATTCCTCCTGGTAAGGATTTGTTGAACTACACGGCAAAGATTGAGTCTATTTTCATATACGAGCCCAATACTGAGTCTGAGACTTGTTACACGTTCGGTGGGTCCCTCTCGCTGGGGCCTGGCAGCATTGccggagtcgttggtaaTGGCGAACAGTTCTTCCTTCAGTATTGCGTGGGAAGTGACCAGAGCCGGTATATGCTCCCACTGGTGAAAGCCTCCGGAGGCTACAAGCTGCACCGAGATGTCACGTCTGAGGCCTTGAGAGACGATACAATCCTAGACCGCATGCTGGAGGAACCGGACAATAATCTGGCCGATCATTTTGCGACGACGATGTTCGCTAAGggtggcaagaaggacaaagcCAAGGGCGCAGCTGCCCTCACAATCCAAACCAGGGGAAGCAGCGGCGATCAAGAGCacgagatcaagaaggccatcaaaATGCTCAACTTTATCGATTCGATGATTAGTGTCTATACCGCAAACAAATTATACCAAGAAGGCAACAAGCGAGGCAAACCGATAAGTGCAATTGATGAAACCTCCCTGTACATGAAAGTGACTGCCGAGGCCTACTTCGATGCAATCAACAACAAGCAATTAGCTGCTGTCATACAAAAGAAGTCCATGGCGTCAGCCAAGTTCAGTCAAACCTGCAACAGAGCCGATGTTCATCCCCAATTCATCAAGCAATTCGCGCAGGATATTAAACAGTTTGACCAAGCTGAATACGCCACCCTGGACAAGATACTTACGGAGCAAGTGCGCCAAATCCTGGATGGCAATATTCAGGTCAATAATACTCTTAGCTTTACACTTCTAGTAAAGCAACCCCTTCTCAAAAGTGTACCGGGCCTGAAAGAGCAAATTGTGGAGCCGACTCTTAGGTTTTTCTATATCACGTCCACTGGCCGGACTTGGACCGAAGTTGTGAAGAACGGGAAAAGCCAGAGCAGCGTGCAGAAGGTCCAGCTCGATTTTCAGTACATTCCCCAGGTGGGCACGATAAACCCGGACCTTTTCAAGCCGTTGAAGAAAGTATAcgggaagaagattatcagTCAAGATGCGGATGATAGCTTCATCCAGCAATACACCGTGTAA